The following coding sequences lie in one Labrus bergylta chromosome 5, fLabBer1.1, whole genome shotgun sequence genomic window:
- the taf4a gene encoding transcription initiation factor TFIID subunit 4 isoform X2: protein MDASTASKDHTTGHDPGKTLVVSGGVTSLPNARGEIGSYSVQTLNGNQTMNSHNSGSAAPLRGATMTGVTGSTGSTGNVTAISAMNSGPVMSKGLTGALMPPSSNSVIQTPLMNSQSVVASPQPVSQATGATVALVRPPMQTVGSGTMNGNNNASPAVVANATGQTGNNIHIPLVNNSQPPVNAGSHIIKAEPPTTIVQSAPQPAVTPGAVSAPRAPVTVAGSPAGIRALSPQMLAPRLPQTSPGQPSIGLHNIQLPPGMMLVRSESGQLLMIPQQALAQMQAQAQAQAQAQAQAQAQAQAQAQAQAQAQGGMAPRTVTPTSVPPGQAPGNAIINRQVAPSTIMRQGCPTPTSLAATTTLHRPPILQSSVGAAVPGMTPRTVSQTAGTTITSVTVSKETMENVKKCKNFLSTLIKLASTGKHSEETAASVRELVKDLLEGRLEAEEFTSRLYKELNSSPQPYLVPFLKRSLPALRQLTPDSTAFIQQSQLPQPTSAPASSTSPTPNTVVLGSPAPRLAVPVSRPQLEPGTVNKPGQTPSMVLQPQQQRAMLRPQVTLPTTPMVTVRNQAPGRIIVGQQQVQLKGLQPVPVRPEGPPVCKQACSAALTLAQKNKLREAGGTFKDEDDINDVASMAGVNLSEESANILATNSGLVGAVTHSCKDEAFLSCAVLQRRMLEIGRRYGLTDLGAEVVNFVSHAAQQRLQHLLEKVSQVAQQKNVHFKEDNNYEQNSDVRTQLKFFEQLDQLEKQRKEEQEREILLKAAKSRARQEDPEQLRLKQKAKEMQQQELAQMRQREANLTALAAIGPRKKRKILDSPSSSSAAEGSGSGPSVPGAAGSSGSRPTRQRITRVNLRDLLFCLENERFTSRSHFLYKGFLK, encoded by the exons ATGGATGCATCGACGGCCAGCAAGGACCACACCACTGGACACGACCCTGGCAAAACACTTGTTGTTAGTGGCGGTGTAACTTCTCTCCCTAATGCCCGGGGGGAAATAGGCTCATACTCGGTTCAGACTTTAAATGGGAACCAAACTATGAACTCGCACAATTCAGGAAGCGCTGCCCCTCTTAGAGGGGCGACAATGACGGGTGTCACTGGTAGCACTGGTAGCACTGGTAACGTTACTGCGATATCTGCTATGAACAGTGGACCAGTGATGTCAAAAGGACTGACCGGTGCGTTAATGCCCCCTTCATCAAACAGTGTAATTCAGACGCCCCTGATGAACTCGCAGAGTGTTGTCGCTTCACCTCAGCCTGTAAGCCAAGCAACAGGAGCCACTGTGGCACTCGTCAGGCCGCCTATGCAAACTGTGGGATCGGGAACAATGAATGGAAACAATAATGCGAGCCCTGCTGTGGTTGCCAATGCAACAGGTCAGACAGGTAACAACATACACATCCCGCTTGTAAACAACAGTCAGCCGCCTGTCAACGCAGGGTCGCACATAATCAAGGCAGAGCCCCCAACAACTATAGTACAGTCTGCACCGCAGCCGGCTGTCACTCCTGGAGCCGTCAGCGCTCCCCGGGCTCCGGTGACGGTAGCTGGCTCTCCAGCCGGGATCCGAGCCCTGTCGCCCCAGATGTTGGCCCCAAGGCTCCCCCAAACGTCCCCGGGACAGCCAAGTATAGGCCTACACAACATCCAGCTCCCCCCGG GAATGATGCTTGTGCGCAGTGAGAGTGGACAGCTGCTGATGATTCCTCAGCAGGCTCTAGCCCAGATGCAGGCccaggctcaggctcaggctcaggctcaggctcaggctcaggctcaggcaCAGGCTCAGGCACAGGCACAGGCACAGGCACAGGGAGGCATGGCACCTCGTACTGTGACACCAACAAGCGTGCCTCCTGGCCAG GCTCCTGGAAACGCCATTATTAACAGACAAGTGGCTCCTAGCACCATCATGCGTCAGGGCTGTCCAACTCCTACGTCACTTGCTGCGACCACTACTCTTCACAGACCTCCTATTCTTCAG AGCTCGGTCGGGGCTGCAGTACCAGGAATGACCCCCAGGACTGTCAGCCAAACAGCTGGGACCACAATTACCTCAGTAACAGTGAGCAAA GagacaatggagaatgtgaagAAATGTAAGAACTTTCTGTCTACATTGATCAAGCTGGCATCCACAGGGAAGCATTCAGAAGAGACTGCAGCCAGTGTGAGAGAGCTGGTCAAGGACCTGCTG GAGGGGAGACTGGAAGCTGAAGAATTCACTAGCCGTTTATACAAAGAGCTAAACTCCTCACCCCAACCTTACCTTGTGCCTTTCCTTAAG AGAAGCCTCCCAGCACTGAGGCAGCTCACCCCAGACTCGACAGCCTTCATCCAGCAGAGTCAGCTCCCCcagcccacctcagctccagcctcGTCCACTTCACCCACTCCTAACACTGTGGTCCTGGGCAGCCCAGCCCCTCGCCTCGCTGTCCCAGTCAGCAGGCCTCAGCTCGAGCCAGGGACAGTCAACAAACCAGGACAGACCCCCTCAATG GTTCTCCAGCCTCAGCAGCAGAGAGCCATGCTGAGACCTCAGGTAACCTTGCCAACGACCCCCATGGTGACTGTCAGGAATCAGGCCCCTGGACGCATCATCGTGGGACAGCAACAGGTCCAGCTCAAAGGGCTGCAACCAG TACCTGTGAGACCGGAGGGGCCCCCTGTTTGTAAACAAGCCTGCTCTGCAGCATTGACCCTGGCTCAAAAGAACAAACTGAGAGAAGCAGGTGGAACTTTCAA AGATGAAGATGACATTAACGACGTGGCCTCCATGGCTGGAGTGAACCTATCGGAGGAAAGTGCTAATATCCTAGCAACCAATTCTGGACTAGTGGGAGCTGTGACACATTCCTGTAAGGATGAGGCTTTTCTCTCTTGTGCCGTGTTACAGAGGAGAATGCTGGAGATTG GCAGGAGGTATGGCTTGACAGATCTTGGTGCTGAGGTGGTGAACTTTGTCTCCCACGCTGCTCAGCAGCGGCTCCAGCACCTGCTGGAAAAAGTTTCCCAAGTGGCCCAGCAGAAAAACGTCCATTTCAAG GAGGACAACAATTATGAGCAGAACAGTGATGTTCGCACTCAGCTGAAGTTCTTTGAGCAGCTGGACCAGTTAGAGAAACAACggaaggaggagcaggagcgAGAGATCCTGCTTAAGGCAGCTAAG TCTCGGGCTCGGCAAGAAGACCCAGAGCAGCTGCGTCTGAAGCAGAAGGCGAAGGAG atgcagcagcaggagctggcTCAGATGAGACAGAGGGAGGCCAACCTGACGGCACTGGCAGCCATCGGTccaagaaagaagaggaagatcctggactctccatcctcctcttctgcAGCTGAG GGATCAGGATCAGGTCCTTCTGTGCCTGGCGCGGCCGGTTCATCAGGCTCCAGACCAACACGGCAGCGCATCACACGTGTCAATCTCAGGGACCTGCTCTTCTGCTTGGAAAACGAGAGATTTACCAGTCGTTCCCATTTCCTCTACAAGGGCTTCCTGAAATAG
- the taf4a gene encoding transcription initiation factor TFIID subunit 4 isoform X1 produces MDASTASKDHTTGHDPGKTLVVSGGVTSLPNARGEIGSYSVQTLNGNQTMNSHNSGSAAPLRGATMTGVTGSTGSTGNVTAISAMNSGPVMSKGLTGALMPPSSNSVIQTPLMNSQSVVASPQPVSQATGATVALVRPPMQTVGSGTMNGNNNASPAVVANATGQTGNNIHIPLVNNSQPPVNAGSHIIKAEPPTTIVQSAPQPAVTPGAVSAPRAPVTVAGSPAGIRALSPQMLAPRLPQTSPGQPSIGLHNIQLPPGMMLVRSESGQLLMIPQQALAQMQAQAQAQAQAQAQAQAQAQAQAQAQAQAQGGMAPRTVTPTSVPPGQAPGNAIINRQVAPSTIMRQGCPTPTSLAATTTLHRPPILQSSVGAAVPGMTPRTVSQTAGTTITSVTVSKETMENVKKCKNFLSTLIKLASTGKHSEETAASVRELVKDLLEGRLEAEEFTSRLYKELNSSPQPYLVPFLKRSLPALRQLTPDSTAFIQQSQLPQPTSAPASSTSPTPNTVVLGSPAPRLAVPVSRPQLEPGTVNKPGQTPSMVNSVLQPQQQRAMLRPQVTLPTTPMVTVRNQAPGRIIVGQQQVQLKGLQPVPVRPEGPPVCKQACSAALTLAQKNKLREAGGTFKDEDDINDVASMAGVNLSEESANILATNSGLVGAVTHSCKDEAFLSCAVLQRRMLEIGRRYGLTDLGAEVVNFVSHAAQQRLQHLLEKVSQVAQQKNVHFKEDNNYEQNSDVRTQLKFFEQLDQLEKQRKEEQEREILLKAAKSRARQEDPEQLRLKQKAKEMQQQELAQMRQREANLTALAAIGPRKKRKILDSPSSSSAAEGSGSGPSVPGAAGSSGSRPTRQRITRVNLRDLLFCLENERFTSRSHFLYKGFLK; encoded by the exons ATGGATGCATCGACGGCCAGCAAGGACCACACCACTGGACACGACCCTGGCAAAACACTTGTTGTTAGTGGCGGTGTAACTTCTCTCCCTAATGCCCGGGGGGAAATAGGCTCATACTCGGTTCAGACTTTAAATGGGAACCAAACTATGAACTCGCACAATTCAGGAAGCGCTGCCCCTCTTAGAGGGGCGACAATGACGGGTGTCACTGGTAGCACTGGTAGCACTGGTAACGTTACTGCGATATCTGCTATGAACAGTGGACCAGTGATGTCAAAAGGACTGACCGGTGCGTTAATGCCCCCTTCATCAAACAGTGTAATTCAGACGCCCCTGATGAACTCGCAGAGTGTTGTCGCTTCACCTCAGCCTGTAAGCCAAGCAACAGGAGCCACTGTGGCACTCGTCAGGCCGCCTATGCAAACTGTGGGATCGGGAACAATGAATGGAAACAATAATGCGAGCCCTGCTGTGGTTGCCAATGCAACAGGTCAGACAGGTAACAACATACACATCCCGCTTGTAAACAACAGTCAGCCGCCTGTCAACGCAGGGTCGCACATAATCAAGGCAGAGCCCCCAACAACTATAGTACAGTCTGCACCGCAGCCGGCTGTCACTCCTGGAGCCGTCAGCGCTCCCCGGGCTCCGGTGACGGTAGCTGGCTCTCCAGCCGGGATCCGAGCCCTGTCGCCCCAGATGTTGGCCCCAAGGCTCCCCCAAACGTCCCCGGGACAGCCAAGTATAGGCCTACACAACATCCAGCTCCCCCCGG GAATGATGCTTGTGCGCAGTGAGAGTGGACAGCTGCTGATGATTCCTCAGCAGGCTCTAGCCCAGATGCAGGCccaggctcaggctcaggctcaggctcaggctcaggctcaggctcaggcaCAGGCTCAGGCACAGGCACAGGCACAGGCACAGGGAGGCATGGCACCTCGTACTGTGACACCAACAAGCGTGCCTCCTGGCCAG GCTCCTGGAAACGCCATTATTAACAGACAAGTGGCTCCTAGCACCATCATGCGTCAGGGCTGTCCAACTCCTACGTCACTTGCTGCGACCACTACTCTTCACAGACCTCCTATTCTTCAG AGCTCGGTCGGGGCTGCAGTACCAGGAATGACCCCCAGGACTGTCAGCCAAACAGCTGGGACCACAATTACCTCAGTAACAGTGAGCAAA GagacaatggagaatgtgaagAAATGTAAGAACTTTCTGTCTACATTGATCAAGCTGGCATCCACAGGGAAGCATTCAGAAGAGACTGCAGCCAGTGTGAGAGAGCTGGTCAAGGACCTGCTG GAGGGGAGACTGGAAGCTGAAGAATTCACTAGCCGTTTATACAAAGAGCTAAACTCCTCACCCCAACCTTACCTTGTGCCTTTCCTTAAG AGAAGCCTCCCAGCACTGAGGCAGCTCACCCCAGACTCGACAGCCTTCATCCAGCAGAGTCAGCTCCCCcagcccacctcagctccagcctcGTCCACTTCACCCACTCCTAACACTGTGGTCCTGGGCAGCCCAGCCCCTCGCCTCGCTGTCCCAGTCAGCAGGCCTCAGCTCGAGCCAGGGACAGTCAACAAACCAGGACAGACCCCCTCAATGGTAAACTCA GTTCTCCAGCCTCAGCAGCAGAGAGCCATGCTGAGACCTCAGGTAACCTTGCCAACGACCCCCATGGTGACTGTCAGGAATCAGGCCCCTGGACGCATCATCGTGGGACAGCAACAGGTCCAGCTCAAAGGGCTGCAACCAG TACCTGTGAGACCGGAGGGGCCCCCTGTTTGTAAACAAGCCTGCTCTGCAGCATTGACCCTGGCTCAAAAGAACAAACTGAGAGAAGCAGGTGGAACTTTCAA AGATGAAGATGACATTAACGACGTGGCCTCCATGGCTGGAGTGAACCTATCGGAGGAAAGTGCTAATATCCTAGCAACCAATTCTGGACTAGTGGGAGCTGTGACACATTCCTGTAAGGATGAGGCTTTTCTCTCTTGTGCCGTGTTACAGAGGAGAATGCTGGAGATTG GCAGGAGGTATGGCTTGACAGATCTTGGTGCTGAGGTGGTGAACTTTGTCTCCCACGCTGCTCAGCAGCGGCTCCAGCACCTGCTGGAAAAAGTTTCCCAAGTGGCCCAGCAGAAAAACGTCCATTTCAAG GAGGACAACAATTATGAGCAGAACAGTGATGTTCGCACTCAGCTGAAGTTCTTTGAGCAGCTGGACCAGTTAGAGAAACAACggaaggaggagcaggagcgAGAGATCCTGCTTAAGGCAGCTAAG TCTCGGGCTCGGCAAGAAGACCCAGAGCAGCTGCGTCTGAAGCAGAAGGCGAAGGAG atgcagcagcaggagctggcTCAGATGAGACAGAGGGAGGCCAACCTGACGGCACTGGCAGCCATCGGTccaagaaagaagaggaagatcctggactctccatcctcctcttctgcAGCTGAG GGATCAGGATCAGGTCCTTCTGTGCCTGGCGCGGCCGGTTCATCAGGCTCCAGACCAACACGGCAGCGCATCACACGTGTCAATCTCAGGGACCTGCTCTTCTGCTTGGAAAACGAGAGATTTACCAGTCGTTCCCATTTCCTCTACAAGGGCTTCCTGAAATAG
- the LOC109983876 gene encoding protein LSM14 homolog B: MSAGGGTPYIGSKISLISKAQIRYEGILSSVDTDRSTVALAKVKSFGTEDRHTDRPVPPKDEIYEYIIFRGSDIKDITVSEPPKPHHGLPRDPAIVQSSIGNPSAAYHPRWSPYRDMMPTYNQLAASSLLSQQYNAALGLGLHGIPPRRAPMVEQAVQTVPLVSATQKRGKTVTQPQGRQQTRPGQRSARVGSQVLKENLPTSRGLTQPSAAKVQNKVIENPKQRQKQGSRRTRNRSRGQLLVKNSKASTLQFESDFDFETANAQFKDDLTKEVVVENVESGEAQDGQGMQEEESLGDKYYDKAKCFFDNISSDLKPRKTTWAEEKKLNMETFGAPGRFLRGRGFRGRGRSGQSTTEQLPLPKIGSGRV; encoded by the exons ATGAGTGCTGGAGGAGGAACCCCGTACATCGGCAGTAAAATAAGTTTGATATCCAAGGCACAAATTCGATACGAGGGAATATTGTCCTCTGTCGACACAGACAGGTCCACGGTCGCTTTAGCCAAAG TTAAGTCCTTTGGCACAGAAGATCGGCACACAGATAGACCAGTGCCACCCAAAGATGAAATTTATGAATACATAATCTTCAGAGGTAGCGACATCAAAGACATCACTGTGTCCGAACCACCAAAACCACACCATGGACTGCCTCGAGACCCAGCTATTGTACAG TCCTCTATTGGCAACCCTTCTGCTGCTTATCACCCACGTTGGAGTCCATACAGAGACATGATGCCCACTTACAACCAGCTGGCTGCTAGTTCTCTACTCAGCCAGCAGTACAATGCAGCACTGGGTCTAG GACTTCATGGCATCCCACCCAGAAGAGCCCCCATGGTGGAGCAAGCTGTCCAGACTGTACCATTGGTCAGTGCCACGCAGAAAAGAGGGAAGACTGTAACCCAGCCACAGGGTAGACAGCAGACTCGTCCAGGCCAGCGATCTGCCCGGGTTGGTTCCCAGGTTCTGAAGGAGAATTTACCCACCA GTCGAGGACTAACTCAGCCAAGTGCAGCCAAGGTGCAAAACAAAGTCATTGAGAAcccaaaacagagacaaaaacaag GCAGCCGCAGGACCAGAAACCGAAGCAGAGGTCAACTTCTCGTGAAAAACTCAAAAGCGTCAACCTTGCAGTTTGAGtctgattttgattttgaaactGCAAATGCTCAGTTTAAAGATGACCTTACAAAGGAGGTCGTAG TTGAaaatgtggagtctggagaggCCCAGGATGGCCAGGGTATGCAGGAGGAGGAATCACTTGGTGATAAATACTACGACAAAGCCAAATGCTTCTTCGACAACATCTCATCAGACCTTAAGCCCAG gaaaACCACCTGGGCTGAggagaaaaagttgaacatggaAACATTTGGAGCGCCCGGGCGATTCCTTAGAGGCAGAGGATTCAGGGGCCGAGGACGCAGTGGGCAGAGCACAACTGAGCAACTACCCCTCCCAAAAATAGGCAGTGGGAGGGTGtga